In Niallia sp. FSL W8-0635, one genomic interval encodes:
- a CDS encoding LysR family transcriptional regulator produces MNIEQLKYIVEISNAGSLKTAAQKVNISLPALSQSVTKLEKELNVEIFHRSRKGSYPTAEGKVLIQKANDVLEKLQEFYDHAESFTHTLKGELKIATFPGPLDLLADQITLYKKDFPFIKASIEEDNSQHIIEKIKKEEVDIGLIIYNDEDIQKNKNILFHKLYDGCMVVAVNKQSPLANNTYITEKMLENQPIILYNDHSILDFMQNLNTLENNMEILFTTNNVETIRYALERNTAINIGYDYAFKTITGLANNNSYVTIPFVDTLMNTYYFGYIYAANKGISRVAKEFLKRLT; encoded by the coding sequence ATGAATATTGAACAATTAAAATATATAGTAGAAATTTCAAATGCTGGCTCTTTAAAGACTGCTGCACAAAAGGTAAATATCTCTTTACCTGCTCTTAGTCAATCTGTAACAAAACTAGAAAAAGAGTTAAACGTCGAAATTTTTCACCGTTCAAGAAAAGGCTCTTACCCAACTGCTGAGGGAAAAGTGCTCATTCAAAAAGCTAACGACGTTCTGGAAAAGCTACAAGAATTTTATGATCATGCCGAAAGCTTTACACATACATTAAAAGGCGAGTTAAAGATCGCTACTTTTCCAGGACCATTAGATTTACTAGCAGATCAAATTACTTTATACAAAAAAGATTTCCCCTTTATTAAGGCATCAATAGAAGAGGATAATTCTCAGCATATTATTGAAAAAATAAAAAAAGAAGAGGTGGATATTGGACTTATCATATACAACGATGAAGATATCCAAAAAAACAAAAATATTCTTTTTCATAAACTATATGATGGATGTATGGTTGTGGCAGTAAATAAACAGTCTCCTTTGGCGAACAATACGTACATCACCGAAAAAATGCTAGAAAATCAACCAATTATTTTATATAACGATCATTCGATATTAGATTTCATGCAAAACTTAAATACTTTAGAAAATAATATGGAAATTTTATTTACCACTAATAATGTAGAAACGATTCGCTATGCTTTAGAAAGAAATACCGCTATAAATATTGGTTACGATTATGCATTTAAAACGATAACCGGATTAGCAAACAACAACAGCTATGTAACCATACCATTTGTTGATACCTTAATGAACACCTATTATTTTGGATATATCTATGCTGCTAATAAAGGCATTTCCCGGGTAGCTAAAGAATTTTTAAAAAGATTAACATAG